The Terriglobia bacterium DNA segment ACGTTCTGTGCCGTGCCGAAAAGCGAAGACTCCCGCTTCGGCGCAAGTATTCTGCTTTCACTCGCGGGTTCCGGCAGCTTGGAGGAAGCGGCTGCCGCACGCCATCTCGAAATCGAGTTTTTGTTCAAATCCCGCCGCTGCGATATCTTAGCCGGGTGCTGCTCCTCTATCTTATGCTGCTTTCCCGGCTCCTTTGGGCGCCTGCGGCGGCCAACGACCGGCTTCAGCGCGCCTTCGACGACTCGATGAATCGCCGGAACGGAGCCGCCGTCGCGCTCGACGTCGAGACCGGGCGGGTACTTGCTTCCTATCATATGGATGTGGCGGCCCGCCGCCTCGTGCCGCCAGGATCGGCCATAAAACCTTTCACGCTGATGGCTTTGATGGAGGCCGGCCTGGTTCAGGAGCATACGGCGCTGTTTTGCCCGCGAAAGCTCCGGATCGGAACCCACGTCCTCGACTGTTCGCATCCGGTCAGTCCGGATCCGCTCGACGCCGTCCAGGCTCTGGCCTACTCGTGCAATCACTTTTTCGCTACGCTGTCCGGTCGACTTCCGTTGAACGCGCTACCTCAGGAGTTTTCCGGTATGGGATTGGGCTCTCTGACCGGCAAGTGGGGCACGGAATTGCCGGGCGTCGTCGAACAGCCTCCATCCACGCAAGCGATGCAACTCATGGCCGTCGGAGAAGAAGGCATTCAGGTGACTCCCCTGGGTCTGGCCGAAGCCTACCGCCTGCTGGCAC contains these protein-coding regions:
- a CDS encoding penicillin-binding transpeptidase domain-containing protein; the protein is MLLLYLMLLSRLLWAPAAANDRLQRAFDDSMNRRNGAAVALDVETGRVLASYHMDVAARRLVPPGSAIKPFTLMALMEAGLVQEHTALFCPRKLRIGTHVLDCSHPVSPDPLDAVQALAYSCNHFFATLSGRLPLNALPQEFSGMGLGSLTGKWGTELPGVVEQPPSTQAMQLMAVGEEGIQVTPLGLAEAYRLLARPLRESPIPTSELQLVLKGLEAVVNSGTGQAASSRYVQVAGKTGTAGGHAWFAGFVPAEAPEIVIVVFLEHGTGGVDAAPIAGRVINSYYAGGKAP